In Malus sylvestris chromosome 2, drMalSylv7.2, whole genome shotgun sequence, the genomic stretch gtacaagcaattcatcaataatgaaggtgctacaaaaattggaatctgccccaaaatagaaatccaacccaagagactttttctctctctccctcttccgcctcctttcatctatcaaatttctgcaacctctgctcttctccaatggagctgaattttagacaccctatagttcttgagcatatgaacaacattcaagaaggaaccatttctgtttgagcgacggaaattacagtgttgaagctccaaacatgatagtcggcttcttgcagatttcgaagctgttgtgatgtttcgaagatctggaaatatttaaccgttagttcatcctgaatttttgatatgttatgaaagagtcgatgaggaacaacttcaatgaagaaagcataccgatctgaacaagagaaaatggagtttcgaagctcacaacaaatctgacgggttgacagaaaaataataaccagtcattcatcatacctggatttctggagttatactgctccgagggatctcaaatttggatatgttatagttcacaagctgaggaacaacttcaatgaagaaagcatgctgatctgagcaagagaaaatagagtttcaaagctcacaacaaatctgacgggttgacagacaaatgataaacagtcactcatcatacctggatttctggagttatactgctccgagggacctcaaatttggatatgttgtagttcacaagttaaggaacaacttcgatgaagaaagtatgttgatctgaacaagataaaatggagtttcgaagctcacaacaagtctgacggattaacagaacattgatgaacagttactcatcatacttgaatttctgaagttgtactactccgatggatctcaaatttggatatgttgtagttcacaagataaggaaaaaccttcatgaagacgactttgcaatctgagctatagagaaaggtgttatcttgcatccactcaggctgattagtggaaacgaaaagcaattccaccaaagaaaagatgaaaaagagagaaaagctactaattgcacttgatcttgtctagtcaatagcatgcagcatcaaacacacaaaagttggaaatatttttagataaagcatatacgaatgtgtgacatcgaaacaaggattcgttactttgacaaattagtaacacgcgagacacctcattcggcaactctcttcgcctgaagacttgggggactcccaccatatgctactgcaccttgatactcggcagtctcacaaccactcagtgacttggatttttcaagtctccaaccgagaagttttcctcactcgggaaattaagggaacactacctcaaactacatgcttcactcacaaagcttcaacaatacaggtttcaacaaaagcaaaaattcaaacaactttatgaagaaggctttggtgtatttaacacaatatgttgaaatgaagcaaagcttatttattaatattttcgataagccacaaatatgtacatatacatgagtcaaaataaacaaacaaaagggagccttcacaaaggttgcttaggggaagtctcagcagtcggtaaagccccagaaagagaaagcaccggagggtggttatccggagcctcagtacttgacaaaaccccagaaggaggaggcattggaggttcatcatttgaagcttcattaccaggtacaaccctagaggacgaaggcaataaatgcctttggaacaaacccacaaaccgctgatgatcaagtaaaaccttaccatcagattccttcatctggtcaagcttcctcttcatgtttgtagcatagtcatgggcgagccggtgcaactgcttattctcatgcttgagccctctaatctcctgtttgagactcatcacttcagcagccaatgattcaacttggcgggttctagcaaataggcgttgggccatattagacacagaacctgcacactgaacactaagagccagagagtccttaacagccaactcatcagaccgtttggaaagtagtctgttatctttgggagtgagaaggttcctggccaccactgcagcggtcatatcattcttcatcacagaatccccaacggtaagaggaccagtaggggatatgaaggatgggcgccatatgttgtctggagaaggcgtggctgtctcttctccaaggttcaagtcaaaacgacggtcggagggtccagacattttcaaatgtgttgaagaaggaagaggtcagacaaatcaagatcttagaagtgcaagaaatgagcttctactggtagagattcaagtgtgctgtggaacttaatgccagcctctataaaaatctgcactcgacggagcttcagaaatcgaagaggcgtttgctttctcaaaagctgggctgctcagagaccacgaggaccgatctcagaaatcgaagaggcgtttgctttctcaaaagctgggctgctcagagaccacgagggccgatctcagaaatcgaagaagcacctgctttttcagcctcgtcagcacctgtcacatgcacactcagctttgcggaaattacgggcaatctgtcgaagatttctggtgaagtagaaagcacgtgaatcttactgttcaatcaccgctctccatatgcaccatcaactcctcgggtaccacatataactttgtcaaagatctctgacaaagtttaggcacgagaatttcgaagttccagctaccctactattacccataagggtaaaggaacagcaccactgcttgacaactgaaaagtccctatgtgtgtcgacctccgtgttttgcggcaagacaggttggcaagaacgtccaacctttactcacattcgagaaaagactcccaacataattactttctcaaaaaccggagtagcaccgctttccgaatctcgagagtcagatcctcgacgggattgcttgttcgaaaaccgaagaggcacaactctcagaacttcgagagccagatttccttagataaagcttgtctgtaatcttcacacgtaatatcagctttccagataccacataccactttttcaaagtgctctgacaaaattaaaacacgtgaagctggcagctcccactacattgctgtgaccaagaagggtaaaggaataacattactacttgttattgggaaatccctatatacattgacctccctcctcaacggacaggcaaacctgcaaaaatgctcaaccctttctcgcattcgaaaaggcaccttcaacataacctctcgaaatactcagctttatttccccccgataatacctcagcaaataagccacaccaagaacaagagtatctcatatcatcagggtcgaaagcaagagtatcccatatcatgctttctccctgtctttgtctttgtccttgtccacacctgcaggacaaggagaaagagagcagtcagtcggaacctgaaatcaaacctccaatttggaactgactgcctggagcctttgcctgattgcttacttagcattgctctcgagtactcatcctcaactgctgtcaatgtcacgaattccaccggcaaatacctcatgacagttgatcagatattggctctttacactgaagctgccaagcgtggatgagtcactatgaaggaatgttctgaaggaccatttaaatgcaaaggttgcacaccacttctgccatgcaaaagattgaagcagaaggttcaacagtgagctgaaacagatcactacagcacgacacctttccataccacattcattattccgtcaacagcaaaagtatcccatatcatcaaggtcgaacgtactctagatttgatggacttgttttgaccctcaaatttttgagtcggccttatactctgaagggcaccagaaaaccctccagcacagttcaagaataagcctgtggaaagttacttcttcaaaagcaaaagtatctcatatcatctcttatccatttgcttctccttatcctggcagttgaatgagagacaaggagaaggagaacaatcaaccggaagccgaagtcaaacctctgatcctgggttgcgtacttggaagtttgactgcttaccttgtctgtcacctctttcggcagatctcctagctcggcgacttgggggactcctactatagggtttgtatcgcacttgaccaagcccgaaactacaagtaagcttcaaagtgaaattgatacattaccttgtgcatcttcatcagctaaatacaccattcccggatggaggaaaggtacttccagagaagggcagatgaagatcagaccacacttcggtacttagaagtttcgtgattactcaagggattggatcttgcaagtccccaaccgaggagtttccctcactcgggaacttaggggagcactgtttgtaccatacttgaccaatcccgaaactaccgaacaccggccaacgctatactgtcaaggacccagaagagttcccctccgaccaggaggccaatcactactcgacacgtgtcaagattagaagccaatcagagcgcagcacgtgtcgacatcaagaaccaatcataacatgacacatgtcaatgtgacaaagctacaagtttttctataaataggggtcattcccccacaatattggctaatgccatttgtgttaaatcattcacaagaactcactaaattgagagcttgatcctttgtacttgtgtaagcctttcactactaataagaactcctctactccgtggacgtagccaatatgggtgaaccacatacatcctgtgtttgcttctctgtctctattcatttacgtacttatcctcactagtgaccgaagcaaccaagcgaaggtcataaaacctgacactttctgttgtaccaaagtcttcgctgattttgtgcatcaacatatatcaacttTATCCCCGCCTTGCAAAATGAGCTCATTGTTCGAGAGTTGTCCTTGCCAAAGATAAGCATCGTCATAATTCCTACGCATACCTTCTCTGGTTTTGTAGGCCTGCAACTTAGTACGCTTGGTATTACTTATAATAGTAATGTCAAGATGAGGTAAATGTTTTCTTTCGCATACGCGGAACAAGCAGAACAGAGTTAGCCCTTCAAAATTACGATCATCGGTCGGGGGAATATCAAAACTGACTTTAATGCCCTCGTTGACAAACTCAAACCAATCAGGAACATAATTCCCATGGAGAGCAATGCCACCAAATCCGCAAGAAGTCCATCCCTATATGTACAATACaagtgtcatatatatatacatgtatgcGCACGATAGGAAGGcaatgagagggagagagagagataccttTAGGATGTTCTTCCTAAAATCAACTGTGAGATTGGTGCACCTTTTCATATCAATCCACGCCATGGAGTTTAATGAATTATCCAAGCCTGGAACCTCAGTGAGTTTGGCTGAATGACTTACATCCAGTTCTCTCATATTTGACATTTCCGAAAAGTCCGGCATTGTTTCCAATGCAGGGCAAACATCGGCAAATAGAACTTTCAAATTTGTTGGTAAATCAGGGATTGTACGAAGGTATCTGCTTCCATTTAACCACAATGTTTCGAGCTTTGAAAGACTACAGAGGTTTGGTAAGCTATGAAATTTATTACCTTGAAgatgcaaatgttgtaaataAATTAGACTGCCAAGATCCTTAATTGCATCATCTAATGCGCCTTATCTGAGATCGAATATTCTTAACTAATGGGGCAATTGAATACCCCTCTCAGTACCATCCAGAGATAAACGAGTGAGATTCTTCAATCCTACTATGGAGGGTGGTACTTCTCTTATGGCTGTGTACTCTGCTTCAAGTGTTCTCAGTGATATCATCTTCCCTATATCCTCATGCAGTTCTATGAAATTTGAACATCCATTAAGAATAAGAGTCTCAACAGATTTCAATTTATAGAAGTCCCTTGGAAGAGAAATAAGCTTATGACAGCCTCTAAGGttcaccaaagaaagtcttttaaGATGACCAATGGAGGGGTGAATCTCGGACAAACTAATACACCTTTCCAATATCAACTCTTCAAGATTTGGGACTTGTGAAAAGTCCGGTGATTTTTCTAAGTGAAAGGATCGACTAAGATTAATGATTCTCAACTTTTGAAGCGACTGTtgcacaaaatcaatggaaaattgaaattaatatcCAAAAGAAAGATCACAtaaaaaaggagaagaaaatccaaaaacaaattgaaacaGAATATCATCGGGTGTAATTGAATGTACCTTGTAACCCTCCCAAACTTGTACCAATCTGCTACACTGCATGTCTAAAATAACTAGTTTCTCTTGATTTAAAAAGTCATCCGGTATGGACTTTAATTCATTGAGATGCACGTTGCTGAGCTCAAGCAATATCAATTTCTCCATATCTACGAATGCTTCTGTACTGAACCTGAACGCATAGCCTTCGAAACCTTGTATTGACAAATGTAGACCAAGTCCTTCAACTTTGGGTAAGAAAAGGATTATCTGCATATATTTTACGTGATTAAATAGTTTATTGCCATTGTTGACAAACTTAAACCAATCAGGAACATAATTCCCATAGAGGAAAATGCCTCCAAATCTGCAAGAAGTCAATCCCTATATACACAATGCAAGTGTCATATATACATGTACATGTGCGTTTGTGTGTGCATGTGCACGATAGGAAggcagtgagagagagagagatacctgGAGGATGTTCTTCGTAAAATCAGCCGTGAGTTTGGTGCACTTTTTCATATCAATTAGTGTCATGGAGTTTAATGACTTATCCAAGCCTGGAACCTCACGGAGCTCGAGTGAATCACTTACATCCAGTTCTCTCATATTTGACATTTTCGAAAAGTCCGGCATTTTTTTCAATGAAGGGCACCCACTCGCAtgcaaaaatttcaaatttgttggTAAATCACGGATTTCCCAAAGTTGAACGCACCGATTTAAGctcaatgtttcaagctttgaaagaTCACTAAGGCTGGGTAGGGTATGAAAATCATTCCCTTCAAGCTGCAAATCTTGTAAAGAAAATAGACTCCCAAGATCCTTAGGGATTGCACCATCAGTTAAGTAGCACCAGGAGAGATTCAATTCCCTTAAAGAGTTTAAGCCATGTAACGAATGGGCCGAACGAAGATATTGCACACCTTGTACGGATAAACCAGTGAGATTCTTCAATCGTACCTTGGAAAGTGATACTTGTCTGAATTGTAAACATCCATTAAGAAGAAGAGTCTTAACAGATTTTGACTTATAGAAATTCTCTGGAAGAGAAATAAGCTTTTTGCATCCTATAAGGTTCACCAAAGCAAGTTTTTTAAGATGACTAATGGAGGGGTGAATCTCGGACAATTTGTCACAGCCTTCCAATATCAACTCTTCAAGATTTGGGAGTTGTGAAAAGTCGGGTGACTTAattaggaaaaaggaaaaactgAGATCAATGATTTTCAACTTCTGAAGCAACTGTTGCAGAAAACCAaaggaaaattgaaattaatatcCAAAAGAAATATCTCATAGATAAAGAGAaggaaattgaaaaacaaatagAAACAGAACATCATTGTGTGTAAAAGAATGTACCTTGGAACCCTCCCAAACTTGTACCAATTGGCTACCCCGCATGTCTAGAAAAACTAGTTTCTCTAGATTAAAAAAGTCACCTGGTATGGACTGCAAAGGGAATCCACGCCAACACAACCATATTAACTTTATGGGAACATGTTTGTATTCTCCAATGAGCTGCACGTTGATGAGTTGAAGCAATCTCAAATTCTTCATATTTGTAAATGCTTCTGTACTGAACGCATAGCTGTCGAAATCTGGTATTGACAAATGTAGAGCAAGTCCTTCAACTTCTTCAGTTCCCTGTTAACAACACGTCATATTGGGTAAGAAAAGGATTGTCTGCATGTACTTTCGTCTTTTTACAACCACATATATTTACGCAGGAATGTTGTTTAATATATAATAGACATGCGTGGTATAATGTATAATGCTTTTCTTGTACAGTGCATTAATACAAAATTTTATTGGAAATGTACTTACGGATTTCTCTGTCAGTACTTCGGTTACCAGTTGAGGGTTCCACAGTCTACTGCATCTTTCAGGGTGGCCAACGAATCTTTCAGAAATGATTACTCTGGCCATTTCTCGAAGcaaatcatgcatatacaaCTCGTTGCGTTCAAAAGTTACGAGACATCGTTGACGAAGGACACTGATTCCTATTGTTGCAGACAATTCACATCCATCTAATACTTTTGTGACATAGTCCTTATCCCATCCAATAAAGAAACAAGATATGTCAAGGAATATAGCCTTCTCAGTATCATCTAGCCCTTCAAAGCTTATTCTTAGTGGTTTTATTATTTCTCCTTTAGgagttattttcaatttttccaaTTGACTTTCCCACTCCGCTATGGTTCTTTTAATCAAAAAAGAGCCTAAAACTTCAAGTGCTAGGGGCAAACCTCCACAGTAAGAAACGATCTTTCTTGAGAGTTCAAGATATCCTTCATTAGGCCGACTATTACTAAAGGCATGCCAACTAAAGAGCTCcagagcttcttcttcattcaTTTCATGAAGCTGATATATCTTGTTCACTCCAACTTGTTGTAGTAACTGTTCATCTCGTGTCGTTATGATAATTCTACTTTTTGGACCAAACCAATCATGATTTCCAGCTATTGCATTCAGTTGTTCCACTTCATCTATGTTGTCCATGATGACAAGTACCCTTCTATGTCGAAAGTGTCGTTTAATTAGACTGATACCTCCATCAACACTGCCTATTTCAAACTTCATTTTCAAGATGTCAGAAGCTAGTGTTTTTTGCAAATAAACCAGATCGTGTTTACTTGTAGTGTTGCTAACGTCGGCAAGGAAACTTTTGAATTTGAACATATGATGAATTTGGTTGTAAATGGCTTTGGCAGCTGTTGTTTTACCCACTCCACCCATCCCCCAAATTCCAACCATGACAACTTCATTTGATACGCCTCTTAAAAGATGATTGGTAATACCTTGAATGCGAGAATCGATTCCAACCGGGTACTTAGCCACATCAAGTTCGTTTGTGCTCAGAAGCCAGTCTGTAATAATCTTGTCAACAATTTCTCTAATAAACTTTGCTTCGTGCCTGAAAATTAAATTCGTCAACATTAGTGGGACTCAATGAGCTATCGCTACATAAACAatcttctttatatatatacacacactaactcagtggcgaagccagaaaTTTTGAAGGGAAGGGGCGAAATTTAAAAGCGtacaaaattccaaaaaatatGTAGACAACAAAATTCTTTTATATAGTAAAAAAATTAAGTGTCATTCGTAATATATTAATACAAACAAGTTACAACTGTTGTCGTTCATAATGTATTAATACAAACAAGCCTATACGTGATGTCACACCCCACTCCTAATTAAAAATAGTTTTGGggtcttaattggtgagcccaagGGCCCACCCCCTGATATCTATCCCTTTCTCTCGTACtccctctctcatctctcttcctttctcccCTCACTCCTTCTTCTGCTCTTCGAAGCTCTctgagctctctctccctcaagtcgccctcaccctctccctctctaccTATGAGCAAAATCCATACCCACAATCTTATACACACGCACACCCTAGGACCCTCCCAAGCAAGAACTCGAACTGAGGACATGTCCGTGGTGCACCACAGTGGTGGAGGTAGAACAGTCATGGAGGGGTTGGGTTTTCCGGGAGGGGAGGGGCTGAACCTACGCTGGGGCTGTGTTTTCCAGCGAGGGGAGTGGCGGACgccactcctcaccctcacgtggcttcgccactgcacTAACTAGCTACTAGCTAGTATGTTATTGTGACTAACTTGAACTAAAGAAAGAACGTAATTCATAGGTATATAAAAGTAGGTGTATTAATTAAACTCCGATTACAGCTTACGTTTTGAGGAATGCTAGCCACATTCCTCATTTGCCTTTTCCCACATGCCTTCTTCACTCCGTTTATGTCATGTGGAATTAACTTACacatatatttatgtatttaaTGTGTAgagaattttctttttctctttctttataTGCCCTAATTTATGTTCCAGATTTTATCCAAAcaattatttcttctttttttattaaaacattGCCTTTTAAACATTCCTAATTTGTTatggatttttttgtttaaataaatTCTGTTCTGAAGCTTTCGGTGGAGTTGTCTTCAAATTTaactttcttttaaattttcctTACGGTGTTTTTTCAAATGCACTATTCTGTTCCTAGAAAAAATTTCCCAATAAAAACAATATAGGAGGCCAAAGTTAACCGAGAATGGGTATAAGACAAAAATAGACAAATGAGAATTCAAAGTGGAAAATAAAATGctaacataagatttttttttatttgtttaactTCGTTTAGTTGCATTATTTGTATAACAATTTGCTCAAaattttttatatgaatttcaCAAAATTGGTATGTCAGTGCATCTTTTTCTTGTATTATATAAAAGTGTGGGGCTTATAAATTATAATGCTTTTTTTTCGGATGTAAAAATAATGTTATGCGGCATGAGACAGAAATTTTTAAAACAATGAATATTAGTAAATAGTAGGCAATGACCTCCATATTGTCTTTTTGTGGAGATTAAAATTTCTTGAAAGTTgacaaagcaaaaagaaaaaaaagtaacaaataaattaaacgaaaaaaaaagtgagaaggAGGCCACAACTCCACCAAGAGCTTGAAAACAGAAGCtcttaaaacaagaaaaacaaaacaaaaaaaatatccatAACAAATAAGTAAATGTTGGTAAACGGTACGAGGGCTCGCTTACAAAGCGAGTCTCTCCGGACTCTCTAGCCACGTATGCCTCTTTCAAGGCAATTGAATCGATACAGCAAATGGGTCCCAttgttaaaattaataaaaaactaaagtTGCTATTTTTGTTCATCATTATAAATATGCTTACTACCATATTTATACCGTTAAATACATTTAAATATCTAGATTCGTATAATTAATAAgtacaaatttcaaaattcaaaattatctaACCGTAATAAATAGAGTGATGAATATCACCAAACTCCATCCTCCCTCTTCCATCTTCTTTTCAGTTTCTCTCCCAAATCATTTCCGGCAAACCCATCTCAAAACCCCATTTGGCGGGGAAGATATATGGGTGTTTTGCCCATGAAGATTCAATAGTCTTTGAGTATGATTTGATTTGCGTGCTTGATGGGAAATTAGAATTAGAAAATGCAGGTTAAGGCATAAATTGAAATTGAAGGATACAGATATTTCGAGTTCAAATTGCTCAAATtcttcttcctaattttttgtTATCAATTTCCCATTTCCACGTCAAGGTGTGAGTTTCAGATCTTGTGTTATCTTTTCCGTTACAGATTCAAATCGTGGATTTGCCCTAGTATTTTTCAATGGATATTTGGAACTTTGCAGCCATGCTAAGAGAGAACAACTGTAAATTCTGGAGAGAAAAGTAACAATGGCTTCTAGGTTTCATCGGAGAAATATATACACTATAATTAAGTATATAGTTAATATACAATATTTCTCTTCTACTTCTGGAATTTTACTAATGGAAGAAGATTGACTATAGTTAAGTGAACACATGACAGATAATTAAGTATATAGTACACTATAATTTGTGATGGTGAGTAGAAATATTCCcaattaaaaaaaggaaaactaatgaaaatgatttaaaaactttgagttttaacgataaagataaaataaaaggtaaagtaaacgatatcaaaattaattttttaatataaaaatatgatttttcgttaaaataaaaagtaacgagaacttttcattaaagttcttaTTATTAAAGAAAACAGCTAGCTTTCCTGTTTGGTCTTATATGAGAGATAAAGGTGTATCAATTAAGCGTTAATAAGAGTAATACAACTTAAAAGACGTCTAAATATCAGATCTATTtcttgattttataaatttgtattttttttttctttttgtgtgtGATACTCCGTCATCTAACAATTGTCCACTACAAAGTTTCAAATCTTGAAAAGCAGTGAATTATTACCTACTGTCAGTGATTTGAAGATGGTGGCCAGCCAAATTTGCAGCTTCTGTGAGAGCCTTTCTCCACTGCTTTACCCTTTCTCGTTTAGCTTCACGTTGCTTGCCATCTTTTACTTTACTGATGCCCTTTTTGTGCTTCTGAAATGCTTTGGCTAAATCTCCGTCCTGCTTCCTGACATGTGAAGGATCAACATGATAGAATATTGGCAAAACATGTCGCCCCAGTTTGGATCTGCACTCCATGATCTTCACCAGCTCGTCAAGACACCAACTCGAATCTGCGTACTTCTTTGAGAAGACAATGATAGAGATCCTCGACTCTTCGATTCCCCGGTAGAGTTCCTCTTTTATTTCTTCCCCTCTCTTTAGATCGTCCTCATCCATATAAGCCTTGTATCCCTTGTCTTCAATTGCATCGTGGAGGTGGCCTGTAAAGCCCTTGCGCGTGTCTTCGCCGCTAAAGCTCAAGAACACGTCGTAATTCCAAAGTTTTGACTTGAAGGAGGATGAAGAGGAGGCTTCATAAGCTGTCATGGCGGTATCCCCCGTTATTGCACTGCGGTGGTTCAGATCACAGACTGCAAAAATGGTAGTGGTTCTGTTTGTGTTGCCGAACAGATCACATTGAAATACCTAAACCCAAGTCAAGGTCGTTCAGTCAATAGGGAAGGAAAGGAACACAAAAAGACAAAGACTATTAAAAAGGCGTTGAAATTTTTTGCACCCATTTTAGCTTGTGGCCCCTCTGTCCCTTGCTAAAATTGACAGtatctaaaataataaaaaataaaccaacTAGTCAAAAAAACTTCAACAAAATTTAGAGCCACTTTAATTCCCAACCCAGACGACAGCCACCACTCAACCACATCAGTCAGCCACCATACCCGCCGCCGTACTTCTTCTCATCCACATCGCCGCCGTACTTCTTCTCATCCACATCGCCGCCGAACAGGCCGTTTCCCACTCTCTCAAAATTGCCGCCCCATATTTAGGATCCAGAACGATATCGATATCGAATCATCGGTCGAACCCCTAACCGCCATATCAAACATAATTGTTGATGTTTACTCATTTTCCTTCCTTCAGTTCCAAAATCGTACATTTCGCAGTACGAGTCGGCCACCAAGGTTGATCTCGCAGCACAGAAAATTGGCCACGGCGTCCAATGTCAAAGTCAACGGGTCAGATCTGGTCAAGGGGCAAACTGGGTTGGGCCTAAAGGGGTTTGGGCCTAGGGTTCAAGGGTTTTGGGTCTTGGGTCTATTGGGCTTTGGGCTTAAGGCCCGGCCCAAACTAAAAgagttttgggtttgaaaataaaaataaacaaaaattaaataaaaggaaactGAGTTGGGTCTTAAAGGGTTTCGGCTTAGTGATCCGGCCCAAAGGCCTGGGTTTGGACTTCAGACTTGGGCTTGGGTAATTGGGTTGGGTTAACCCATTTTCAGGCCGAGGTTTAGACCGGTTTCTGGACAAACTTCAAACGtccataacttcttcgttacacAACCGAATCG encodes the following:
- the LOC126587947 gene encoding disease resistance protein RPV1-like, with amino-acid sequence MTAYEASSSSSFKSKLWNYDVFLSFSGEDTRKGFTGHLHDAIEDKGYKAYMDEDDLKRGEEIKEELYRGIEESRISIIVFSKKYADSSWCLDELVKIMECRSKLGRHVLPIFYHVDPSHVRKQDGDLAKAFQKHKKGISKVKDGKQREAKRERVKQWRKALTEAANLAGHHLQITDSRHEAKFIREIVDKIITDWLLSTNELDVAKYPVGIDSRIQGITNHLLRGVSNEVVMVGIWGMGGVGKTTAAKAIYNQIHHMFKFKSFLADVSNTTSKHDLVYLQKTLASDILKMKFEIGSVDGGISLIKRHFRHRRVLVIMDNIDEVEQLNAIAGNHDWFGPKSRIIITTRDEQLLQQVGVNKIYQLHEMNEEEALELFSWHAFSNSRPNEGYLELSRKIVSYCGGLPLALEVLGSFLIKRTIAEWESQLEKLKITPKGEIIKPLRISFEGLDDTEKAIFLDISCFFIGWDKDYVTKVLDGCELSATIGISVLRQRCLVTFERNELYMHDLLREMARVIISERFVGHPERCSRLWNPQLVTEVLTEKSGTEEVEGLALHLSIPDFDSYAFSTEAFTNMKNLRLLQLINVQLIGEYKHVPIKLIWLCWRGFPLQSIPGDFFNLEKLVFLDMRGSQLVQVWEGSKLLQKLKIIDLSFSFFLIKSPDFSQLPNLEELILEGCDKLSEIHPSISHLKKLALVNLIGCKKLISLPENFYKSKSVKTLLLNGCLQFRQVSLSKVRLKNLTGLSVQGVQYLRSAHSLHGLNSLRELNLSWCYLTDGAIPKDLGSLFSLQDLQLEGNDFHTLPSLSDLSKLETLSLNRCVQLWEIRDLPTNLKFLHASGCPSLKKMPDFSKMSNMRELDVSDSLELREVPGLDKSLNSMTLIDMKKCTKLTADFTKNILQGWTSCGFGGIALHGNYVPDWFEFVNEGIKVSFDIPPTDDRNFEGLTLFCLFRVCERKHLPHLDITIISNTKRTKLQAYKTREGMRRNYDDAYLWQGQLSNNELILQGGDKVDIFFENSFLCNSVKMMRTWVNLVWDKLMKENMHALDDTRINFDWDYAMMMWKDQAMMMMRKDQAMMMRDEGEDQAMMMRKEQAMMMRKEQAKDGEEGPSHDDEGGPM